Proteins encoded within one genomic window of Lentisphaerota bacterium:
- a CDS encoding aspartate 1-decarboxylase has translation MLVTLLKAKLHHLRVTQADLEYQGSLTIDEDLMDAIGLVCFEKILIAVMENGNRLETYAIPGPRGSGVACLNGAAAHLGSIGNRLIVMVFCHMTPEEAKGHQPRVVRLGPGNRILAPAY, from the coding sequence ATGTTAGTTACGTTGCTCAAAGCCAAGCTGCATCACCTGCGCGTCACTCAAGCCGACCTCGAGTATCAGGGAAGCCTGACCATTGACGAGGATCTGATGGACGCCATCGGGCTGGTCTGCTTCGAGAAAATTTTGATCGCCGTTATGGAGAACGGCAACCGGTTGGAAACCTACGCCATTCCGGGCCCGCGTGGCAGCGGTGTCGCGTGTCTGAACGGCGCGGCGGCCCACCTCGGTTCGATTGGCAATAGACTGATCGTTATGGTTTTTTGTCACATGACGCCCGAGGAGGCCAAGGGCCACCAGCCTCGGGTGGTGCGTCTCGGTCCGGGCAACCGGATTCTGGCACCGGCTTACTGA